In Vibrio sp. 10N, the following proteins share a genomic window:
- the hpf gene encoding ribosome hibernation promoting factor, translating into MQIQITGHHVDLTDSMQDYVHSKFQKLERFFEHINNIHVVLKVEKLDQIAEATLHVNQAEIHAASNDESMYAAIDSLVDKLTRQLNKHKEKLSNH; encoded by the coding sequence ATGCAAATTCAAATTACAGGCCACCATGTTGATCTCACTGATTCAATGCAAGACTACGTTCACAGTAAATTTCAGAAGCTCGAGCGCTTTTTTGAGCACATAAACAACATTCATGTGGTTTTAAAAGTTGAAAAATTAGACCAGATCGCCGAAGCTACGCTCCACGTAAATCAAGCTGAAATTCACGCAGCCTCCAATGATGAGAGTATGTACGCTGCGATTGACTCGTTAGTAGATAAACTGACCAGACAACTGAATAAGCACAAAGAAAAGCTAAGTAATCACTAA
- the ptsN gene encoding PTS IIA-like nitrogen regulatory protein PtsN, giving the protein MQISEVLTLDCTKSAVPCTSKKRALEIISEIAAQHTGKNSTELFECMLSREKVGSTGIGNGIAIPHARMQDSDKAVAVLLQCQDAVDFDAIDNRPVDLMFALLVPDAQCKEHLKTLSCMAERLNDKAVLKQLRNAQSDQELYDIIVSH; this is encoded by the coding sequence ATGCAAATAAGTGAAGTATTAACGCTGGACTGCACCAAAAGTGCAGTCCCTTGTACCAGCAAAAAGCGCGCGCTTGAAATCATCAGCGAAATCGCCGCACAGCACACTGGAAAGAACTCAACGGAGCTGTTTGAATGCATGCTAAGCCGAGAGAAAGTTGGCAGCACTGGCATTGGTAATGGTATTGCCATTCCACACGCCCGCATGCAAGACAGTGACAAAGCGGTGGCGGTATTGCTTCAGTGCCAAGATGCGGTGGACTTTGATGCCATCGACAATCGCCCTGTTGATCTTATGTTCGCGCTGCTTGTACCAGATGCACAATGCAAAGAGCACCTGAAAACACTCTCTTGTATGGCAGAGCGTCTTAACGACAAAGCGGTACTCAAACAACTGCGTAATGCTCAAAGCGATCAAGAGCTTTACGACATCATTGTTAGTCACTGA